Proteins encoded by one window of Modestobacter marinus:
- the cobO gene encoding cob(I)yrinic acid a,c-diamide adenosyltransferase codes for MPQGQVTAVPVDGLTTRQRRNRPLLAVHTGEMKGKSTAAFGMAMRAWNQGWSIAVYQFVKSAKWKVGEENALTALGRVHETTGEGGPVVWHKMGSGWSWSRRAGTETDHAADAAEGWAQIKRDLAAEAHRFYVLDEFTYPLKWGWVDVDDVVATLTDRPGNQHVVITGRDAPPALIEAADLVVEMTKVKHPMDAGQKGQRGIEW; via the coding sequence ATGCCCCAGGGACAGGTGACCGCGGTCCCGGTCGACGGGCTGACCACCCGCCAGCGCCGCAACCGGCCGCTGCTCGCGGTGCACACCGGGGAGATGAAGGGCAAGTCCACCGCCGCCTTCGGGATGGCGATGCGGGCGTGGAACCAGGGCTGGTCGATCGCGGTCTACCAGTTCGTCAAGAGCGCCAAGTGGAAGGTCGGCGAGGAGAACGCGCTGACCGCGCTGGGCCGGGTGCACGAGACCACCGGCGAGGGCGGCCCGGTCGTCTGGCACAAGATGGGCTCGGGCTGGTCGTGGTCCCGACGGGCCGGCACCGAGACCGACCACGCCGCCGACGCGGCCGAGGGCTGGGCGCAGATCAAGCGCGACCTGGCCGCCGAGGCGCACCGCTTCTACGTGCTCGACGAGTTCACCTACCCGCTGAAGTGGGGCTGGGTGGACGTCGACGACGTCGTGGCGACCCTGACGGACCGGCCGGGCAACCAGCACGTCGTCATCACCGGGCGCGACGCCCCACCGGCGCTGATCGAGGCCGCCGACCTGGTCGTGGAGATGACCAAGGTCAAGCACCCGATGGACGCCGGCCAGAAGGGCCAGCGGGGGATCGAGTGGTGA
- a CDS encoding cobyrinate a,c-diamide synthase, whose amino-acid sequence MSVRMPRIVVAAPSSNAGKTSITTGLIAALTARGLTVSPHKVGPDYIDPGYHGLAAGRPGRNLDMWLVGDDRITPLFLHGSRGADVAVVEGVMGLFDGAAHASVEPGYGSTAQVAAHLQAPVVLVVDAASQARSVAALVHGFATFDPTVRIGGVVLNRVGSDRHEAILREALGAAGVPVLGAVRRIAELQTPSRHLGLVPAAERSAEAVRTVRALGAVVESSIDLDAVLRLARTAPDLAGEPWDPAAEVTRVEGRPVVAVAGGPAFTFGYAETTELLTAAGAQVVTVDPLRDDALPEGTRALVVGGGFPEVHASALSANVGLRTAIADLAARGGPIAAECAGLLYLSRELDGEPMCGVLPTTTAMHPRLTLGYRAAVALTDSVLAPAGTRVRGHEFHRTTAGPAAGATPAWQWNADGPEGFVTGNVHASYLHLNWAGSPGMATRFVAAAARVPQEVGHAHR is encoded by the coding sequence ATGAGCGTCCGGATGCCGCGGATCGTGGTCGCGGCGCCGTCCTCCAACGCGGGGAAGACGTCGATCACGACCGGGCTGATCGCGGCGCTGACCGCACGCGGGCTGACCGTGAGCCCGCACAAGGTCGGGCCGGACTACATCGACCCGGGTTACCACGGGCTCGCCGCCGGCCGGCCCGGGCGCAACCTGGACATGTGGCTGGTCGGCGACGACCGGATCACCCCGCTGTTCCTGCACGGCTCGCGGGGCGCCGACGTCGCGGTGGTCGAGGGCGTGATGGGGCTGTTCGACGGCGCCGCGCACGCCAGCGTCGAGCCCGGTTACGGCTCCACCGCCCAGGTCGCCGCGCACCTGCAGGCCCCGGTCGTTCTCGTGGTCGACGCCGCCTCGCAGGCCCGCAGCGTGGCCGCGCTGGTGCACGGGTTCGCCACCTTCGACCCGACGGTGCGGATCGGCGGCGTCGTCCTCAACCGGGTCGGCAGCGACCGGCACGAGGCGATCCTGCGCGAGGCGCTGGGCGCGGCCGGGGTACCGGTGCTGGGTGCGGTCCGCCGGATCGCGGAGCTGCAGACGCCGTCCCGCCACCTGGGGCTGGTGCCGGCCGCCGAGCGGTCGGCGGAGGCGGTGCGGACGGTGCGCGCGCTGGGCGCGGTGGTCGAGTCCAGCATCGACCTGGACGCCGTCCTGCGCCTGGCCCGCACCGCGCCGGACCTCGCCGGGGAGCCCTGGGACCCGGCCGCCGAGGTCACCCGGGTCGAGGGCCGGCCGGTCGTAGCCGTGGCCGGCGGCCCCGCGTTCACCTTCGGCTACGCCGAGACCACCGAGCTGCTCACCGCCGCCGGCGCTCAGGTGGTGACCGTCGACCCGCTGCGGGACGACGCGCTGCCCGAGGGCACCCGGGCGCTGGTCGTCGGCGGCGGCTTCCCGGAGGTGCACGCCAGCGCGCTGAGCGCGAACGTCGGCCTGCGGACGGCGATCGCCGACCTGGCCGCCCGCGGGGGCCCGATCGCCGCGGAGTGCGCCGGGCTGCTGTACCTCTCCCGGGAGCTGGACGGCGAGCCGATGTGCGGGGTGCTGCCCACGACGACCGCGATGCACCCCCGGCTCACGCTGGGCTACCGGGCCGCGGTGGCGCTCACCGACAGCGTGCTCGCCCCGGCCGGCACCCGGGTGCGCGGGCACGAGTTCCACCGCACCACCGCCGGCCCCGCCGCCGGGGCGACCCCCGCCTGGCAGTGGAACGCCGACGGGCCGGAGGGCTTCGTGACCGGGAACGTGCACGCCTCCTACCTGCACCTGAACTGGGCCGGGTCCCCCGGGATGGCCACCCGCTTCGTCGCCGCCGCCGCGCGGGTCCCCCAGGAGGTCGGACATGCACATCGCTGA
- a CDS encoding energy-coupling factor ABC transporter permease has translation MHIAEGFLPPAHAIGWTIAAAPFVVHGARAVVKEVRENPESTLLLGAAGAFTFVLSAIKLPSITGSSSHPTGTGLGAVLFRPPVMALLGTVVLLFQALLLAHGGLTTLGANAFSMAVVGPWAGYAAYRLVRRSGGGLLPGVFAAMAIADLATYVTTALQLAWAHPDAASGFAGAAAKFLSVFAFTQVPLAIGEGLLGVLLFRVLTVNARPELERLGVLRPDPGPVDTEAPVRAPAPGGER, from the coding sequence ATGCACATCGCTGAGGGGTTCCTGCCGCCCGCGCACGCCATCGGCTGGACCATCGCCGCCGCCCCGTTCGTCGTCCACGGCGCCCGGGCGGTGGTCAAGGAGGTACGGGAGAACCCGGAGTCGACCCTGCTGCTCGGCGCCGCCGGGGCGTTCACCTTCGTGCTGAGCGCGATCAAGCTGCCCTCGATCACCGGCAGCTCCAGCCACCCGACCGGCACCGGGCTCGGCGCCGTGCTCTTCCGGCCGCCGGTGATGGCCTTGCTGGGCACCGTCGTGCTGCTGTTCCAGGCGCTGCTGCTGGCCCACGGCGGGCTGACCACCCTGGGCGCCAACGCCTTCTCCATGGCGGTCGTCGGTCCGTGGGCCGGCTACGCCGCCTACCGGCTGGTCCGGCGCAGCGGCGGCGGGCTGCTCCCCGGGGTCTTCGCCGCGATGGCGATCGCCGACCTGGCCACCTACGTCACGACGGCGCTGCAGCTGGCCTGGGCACACCCCGACGCGGCCAGCGGCTTCGCCGGCGCGGCGGCGAAGTTCCTGTCCGTCTTCGCGTTCACCCAGGTGCCGCTGGCGATCGGCGAGGGCCTGCTCGGCGTCCTGCTGTTCCGGGTGCTGACGGTCAACGCCCGCCCGGAGCTGGAGCGCCTCGGCGTCCTCCGGCCGGATCCGGGGCCGGTGGACACCGAGGCCCCGGTGCGCGCGCCCGCCCCGGGCGGCGAGCGATGA
- a CDS encoding energy-coupling factor ABC transporter substrate-binding protein, whose translation MRRHLVTALLVLAVIALFATPLLLDGGSEYAGTDSQATELIEESDAGYEPWFESVFSPGSSEIESGLFALQAALGGGVLGYVLGRLKGRRTAEQTSRRTAEQTSRRTAEQTGRRTAEQTRRETGEQPARRTVEPARTEPTTP comes from the coding sequence ATGAGGCGGCACCTGGTCACCGCCCTGCTGGTGCTGGCCGTGATCGCGCTGTTCGCCACCCCGCTGCTGCTCGACGGGGGCAGCGAGTACGCCGGCACGGACAGCCAGGCCACCGAGCTGATCGAGGAGTCCGACGCCGGCTACGAGCCGTGGTTCGAGTCGGTCTTCTCCCCCGGCTCGTCGGAGATCGAGTCCGGCCTGTTCGCGCTGCAGGCGGCGCTCGGCGGCGGGGTGCTGGGCTACGTGCTCGGCCGCCTGAAGGGCCGACGGACGGCGGAGCAGACCAGCCGGCGGACGGCGGAGCAGACCAGCCGGCGGACGGCGGAGCAGACCGGCCGGCGGACGGCGGAGCAGACCCGCCGGGAGACGGGCGAGCAGCCGGCCCGGCGGACCGTGGAGCCGGCACGCACGGAGCCCACGACGCCGTGA
- the cbiQ gene encoding cobalt ECF transporter T component CbiQ has translation MTGLAIDDAAWASAWRLRSPADKLLLSGGLVLAALVLPAWPGSVLVGLAAVVLALGPARVPARTFGRAVRLPLAFILIGALTAVVQVGDGGLGWAPDAAAQAGGLVAHAVAGSAAVLLLATTTPMSDLLPALHRLRVPDAVVEVASVTYRMLFVLLTSLSTIREAQAARMGHAGLRNTYRSSGMLAAAVLTRSWDRARRLSDGLAGRGMETGLRVLPEVLPSSARFVATTVVGLAALVTVSLVAA, from the coding sequence GTGACCGGGCTGGCGATCGACGACGCCGCCTGGGCCAGCGCCTGGCGGCTGCGCTCCCCCGCCGACAAGTTGCTGCTCAGCGGCGGGCTGGTGCTCGCCGCGCTGGTCCTCCCCGCCTGGCCCGGCAGCGTGCTGGTCGGGCTGGCCGCCGTCGTCCTGGCGCTGGGCCCGGCCCGGGTGCCGGCGCGCACCTTCGGCCGCGCGGTGCGGCTGCCGCTGGCGTTCATCCTCATCGGGGCGCTGACCGCCGTCGTCCAGGTCGGGGACGGCGGCCTCGGCTGGGCACCGGACGCGGCCGCGCAGGCGGGCGGGCTGGTCGCCCACGCGGTCGCCGGCAGCGCCGCGGTGCTGCTGCTGGCCACGACGACGCCGATGTCGGACCTGCTGCCGGCGCTGCACCGGCTGCGGGTGCCCGACGCCGTGGTGGAAGTGGCCTCGGTGACCTACCGGATGCTGTTCGTGCTGCTCACCAGCCTGTCGACCATCCGCGAGGCGCAGGCCGCCCGGATGGGGCACGCGGGCCTGCGCAACACCTACCGCTCCTCGGGGATGCTGGCCGCCGCCGTGCTGACCCGCTCCTGGGACCGGGCCCGCCGGCTGTCCGACGGGCTGGCCGGGCGGGGCATGGAGACCGGGCTGCGGGTGCTGCCGGAGGTGCTGCCCTCCTCGGCGCGGTTCGTGGCGACGACCGTCGTCGGCCTGGCCGCCCTGGTCACCGTGAGCCTGGTGGCGGCATGA
- a CDS encoding energy-coupling factor ABC transporter ATP-binding protein, with product MSHLTLAAEGLDAGYERGARVLDGASLTVPPGRRLALLGANGSGKTTLLRCLSGALAPARGRVTLDGAELRPTRSGLRAHRQAVQLVLQDPDDQLFSASVAQDVSFGPVNLGLPEAEVRARVAEALELLAVAHLAGRPTHQLSYGERKRVAIAGAVAMRPCVLMLDEPTAGLDPTAVGEALAALARLQEADSTVVMSTHDVDLALRWADEVAVVVDGGVVQGAPDVVLGDDVLLARARLDRPWALSVGARLQALGLLPDGALPRDADALLAALPDRPGVTA from the coding sequence ATGAGCCACCTGACGCTGGCCGCCGAGGGCCTGGACGCGGGGTACGAGCGGGGTGCGCGGGTGCTGGACGGCGCCTCGCTGACCGTGCCGCCCGGCCGCCGGCTCGCACTGCTGGGCGCGAACGGGTCGGGCAAGACGACGCTGCTGCGCTGCCTGTCCGGGGCCCTGGCGCCCGCCCGCGGCCGGGTCACCCTGGACGGCGCCGAGCTGCGCCCCACCCGGTCGGGCCTGCGCGCCCACCGCCAGGCGGTGCAGCTGGTGCTGCAGGACCCCGACGACCAGCTGTTCAGCGCCTCCGTCGCCCAGGACGTCTCCTTCGGTCCGGTGAACCTGGGGCTGCCCGAGGCCGAGGTCCGTGCCCGGGTCGCCGAGGCGCTGGAGCTGCTCGCCGTGGCGCACCTCGCCGGCCGCCCGACCCACCAGCTCTCCTACGGCGAGCGGAAGCGGGTCGCCATCGCCGGCGCGGTCGCCATGCGGCCCTGCGTGCTGATGCTCGACGAGCCCACCGCCGGGCTCGACCCCACCGCGGTCGGCGAGGCGCTGGCCGCGCTCGCCCGGTTGCAGGAGGCCGACTCGACAGTCGTGATGAGCACCCACGACGTCGACCTGGCGCTGCGCTGGGCCGACGAGGTCGCCGTCGTGGTGGACGGCGGGGTGGTGCAGGGCGCACCGGACGTCGTCCTCGGCGACGACGTGCTGCTGGCCCGGGCCCGGCTGGACCGGCCGTGGGCGCTCAGCGTCGGCGCCCGGCTGCAGGCGCTCGGGCTGCTGCCCGACGGCGCACTCCCCCGCGACGCCGACGCGCTGCTGGCCGCGCTCCCCGACCGCCCCGGGGTCACGGCGTGA
- the cobC gene encoding Rv2231c family pyridoxal phosphate-dependent protein CobC, whose product MIVVGIGARAGVTADEVLAAVDAVLPAPEGPVRLASLDSRAAEPGLRQAAARRGWPLTGHPAATLAGVPVPTPSARVAAAVGTASVAEAAALLAGGRLVVAKTVHGRVTVAVALDPAPRPHDADISQHDVDLRHHDIDLRHHDTDLRHHDTDLRHHDTDLRHHDTDLRHHDTDLWHHDTDLRHHDTDLRHHDIDLRHHDIDLRHHGDAEVGPGLVDLVVNVRADAPPAWLRTVLHEAVEASAAYPDPRPARAAVAAAHRRDPAEVLLTAGAAETFTLVARALRPRRAVVVHPSFTEPEAALRAAGHPVERLLLPGPGYRLDPAAVPADADLVVVGNPTNPTSVLHPAADLAALARPGRVLLVDEAFADTVPGEPESLAGRSDLPGLLVVRSLTKTWGLAGLRVGYALGPADLVAALAAQQPHWPVSTPALAALSACTGPAARAEAEEVAHQLTEHRAALLAALPRTVEVLAEPRSSFVLLRVPGGARVRERLRERGWAVRRGDTFPGLTGDHLRVAVRDPGTSRAFAAALAETLDPIDTTEEVR is encoded by the coding sequence GTGATCGTCGTGGGCATCGGGGCACGCGCCGGGGTGACCGCCGACGAGGTGCTGGCCGCCGTGGACGCGGTGCTGCCGGCGCCGGAGGGCCCCGTCCGGCTGGCCTCGCTGGACAGCCGGGCCGCCGAACCGGGGCTGCGCCAGGCCGCCGCGCGCCGCGGCTGGCCGCTGACCGGGCACCCGGCGGCCACCCTGGCCGGCGTCCCGGTGCCCACCCCGTCGGCGCGGGTCGCCGCCGCTGTCGGCACGGCGTCGGTCGCCGAGGCGGCGGCGCTGCTGGCGGGTGGGCGGCTCGTCGTGGCAAAGACGGTGCACGGCCGGGTGACCGTGGCGGTGGCCCTCGACCCCGCCCCGCGGCCCCACGACGCCGACATCTCTCAGCACGACGTGGACCTCCGCCACCACGACATCGACCTCCGGCACCACGACACCGACCTCCGGCACCACGACACCGACCTCCGGCACCACGACACCGACCTCCGGCACCACGACACCGACCTCCGGCACCACGACACCGACCTCTGGCACCACGACACCGACCTCCGGCACCACGACACCGACCTCCGGCACCACGACATTGACCTCCGGCACCACGACATCGACCTCCGGCACCATGGCGACGCCGAGGTCGGACCCGGCCTGGTGGACCTGGTGGTGAACGTCCGTGCCGACGCGCCCCCGGCCTGGCTGCGCACCGTGCTGCACGAGGCGGTCGAGGCCAGCGCCGCCTACCCCGACCCGCGCCCGGCCCGGGCAGCGGTCGCCGCCGCGCACCGCCGCGACCCGGCCGAGGTGCTGCTCACCGCGGGGGCCGCCGAGACGTTCACGCTGGTCGCGCGGGCGCTGCGTCCGCGCCGCGCGGTCGTCGTCCACCCCTCCTTCACCGAGCCCGAGGCCGCACTGCGCGCTGCCGGCCACCCGGTGGAGCGGCTGCTGCTGCCCGGTCCGGGGTACCGGCTGGACCCGGCGGCGGTGCCGGCCGACGCCGACCTCGTCGTCGTCGGCAACCCGACGAACCCGACGTCGGTGCTGCACCCCGCCGCCGACCTCGCAGCCCTGGCCCGCCCCGGGCGGGTGCTGCTGGTCGACGAGGCGTTCGCCGACACGGTGCCCGGTGAGCCGGAGTCGCTGGCCGGCCGCAGCGACCTGCCCGGGCTGCTCGTGGTGCGCAGCCTGACCAAGACCTGGGGGCTGGCCGGGCTGCGCGTCGGCTACGCGCTCGGCCCCGCCGACCTGGTCGCCGCACTGGCCGCGCAGCAACCGCACTGGCCGGTCTCCACTCCCGCGCTGGCCGCGCTGTCCGCCTGCACCGGTCCGGCCGCCCGGGCCGAGGCCGAGGAGGTGGCGCACCAGCTCACCGAGCACCGGGCCGCGCTGCTCGCCGCGCTCCCACGCACCGTCGAGGTGCTGGCCGAGCCGCGGTCGTCGTTCGTGCTGCTGCGCGTGCCGGGCGGTGCCCGGGTGCGCGAGCGGCTGCGGGAGCGGGGCTGGGCGGTGCGCCGGGGCGACACGTTCCCCGGCCTGACCGGCGACCACCTGCGGGTGGCCGTACGCGACCCGGGGACCTCCCGTGCGTTCGCTGCGGCGCTGGCTGAGACCCTTGACCCGATCGACACGACCGAGGAGGTCCGCTGA
- the cobT gene encoding nicotinate-nucleotide--dimethylbenzimidazole phosphoribosyltransferase: MAAIAPRDTAAERAARERLDRMTKPPGSLGVLEDVAAQLAGTAGACPPPLPEPAVVAVFAGDHGVHAQGVTPWPQEVTAQMVANLAGGGAVVNAFAAQLGAEVVVVDVGVATPVGPAAGLLERTVRRGTADLSVGPAMTLAEARQAVEVGIEVATTLAAGHGCLVTGDMGIGNTTASAALVCAFTGAAPAAATGRGTGIDDPTLARKVEVVTRAVARVPGRPATPEAALAALAELGGLEHAALAGFVLGAAAARVPVLLDGVIAGAAALVAAALCPAALEHALAGHTSAEPGHGLALHALGLRPLLGLDLRLGEGTGALLSLPLVASAARALRDVATFDSAGVTEK; encoded by the coding sequence ATCGCCGCCATCGCCCCGCGGGACACCGCCGCCGAGCGGGCCGCCCGGGAGCGGCTGGACCGGATGACCAAGCCCCCCGGCTCCCTCGGGGTGCTCGAGGACGTCGCCGCGCAGCTGGCCGGCACCGCCGGGGCGTGCCCGCCTCCGCTGCCCGAGCCGGCCGTGGTCGCGGTCTTCGCCGGCGACCACGGGGTGCACGCCCAGGGGGTCACCCCCTGGCCGCAGGAGGTCACCGCCCAGATGGTCGCGAACCTCGCCGGCGGCGGCGCCGTGGTCAACGCCTTCGCCGCCCAGCTGGGCGCCGAGGTGGTCGTGGTCGACGTCGGGGTGGCCACCCCGGTGGGTCCCGCCGCGGGCCTGCTGGAACGCACCGTCCGCCGCGGCACCGCCGACCTCTCGGTCGGTCCGGCGATGACCCTCGCCGAGGCCCGGCAGGCGGTGGAGGTCGGCATCGAGGTGGCGACGACGCTCGCCGCCGGGCACGGCTGCCTGGTCACCGGCGACATGGGGATCGGCAACACCACCGCGTCGGCGGCCCTGGTCTGCGCGTTCACCGGCGCGGCCCCGGCCGCGGCGACCGGCCGCGGCACCGGCATCGACGACCCCACGCTGGCCCGCAAGGTCGAGGTGGTCACCCGCGCGGTGGCGCGGGTGCCGGGTCGCCCGGCCACGCCCGAGGCGGCGCTCGCCGCACTGGCCGAGCTCGGCGGGCTGGAGCACGCCGCGCTGGCCGGCTTCGTGCTCGGCGCCGCGGCCGCCCGGGTGCCGGTGCTGCTGGACGGGGTGATCGCCGGCGCGGCCGCGCTCGTCGCCGCCGCGCTGTGCCCCGCCGCCCTGGAGCACGCCCTCGCCGGTCACACGTCGGCCGAGCCGGGACACGGCCTGGCCCTGCACGCCCTGGGCCTGCGCCCGCTGCTCGGGCTGGACCTGCGCCTCGGCGAGGGCACCGGTGCCCTGCTCAGCCTGCCCCTGGTGGCCAGCGCGGCCCGGGCGCTGCGCGACGTCGCCACCTTCGACTCCGCGGGTGTGACCGAGAAGTGA
- the cobA gene encoding uroporphyrinogen-III C-methyltransferase: MTASPSPGTVYPVGLRLAGRRVVVVGGGQVAHRRVAGLLEAGAEVTVVSPEVTPALEALVAPGSVTWHPRRWVDGDLAGAWYAVAATDDPDVNAAVAAEAERDRVFCARADDRGASSVWTPAVGRQGDLVIGVHGGGDPQRAVGVRDAVLTGLTDGSIADRASRTPSVAAGSVVLVGGGPGDPGLVTVRGRQAVATADVVVADHLAPQGLLASLPADVLVIDASKLPRGRSMAQEQINELLVSHALAGRRVVRLKGGDPFVFGRGFEELEACAAAGVPVEVVPGVTSAIAVPGLAGVPVTHRGMTHEFVVVSGHVPPGHPASLVDWAALGRLRGTVVVLMGVDTAPAISAALVEHGRSPETPVAVVSDGATPAQRTLRTTLAGLARTIADEGVRPPAVWVVGDVVGLSAPAVPAQEVPGVPAQNASGVPAQEVPGAPAQEATAPPA; encoded by the coding sequence GTGACCGCCTCTCCGAGCCCGGGCACCGTCTACCCGGTGGGGCTGCGCCTGGCCGGGCGCCGCGTCGTCGTCGTCGGCGGGGGCCAGGTCGCGCACCGCCGGGTCGCCGGCCTGCTGGAGGCCGGCGCTGAGGTCACCGTGGTCAGCCCCGAGGTCACCCCGGCCCTGGAGGCGCTGGTCGCGCCCGGTTCGGTCACCTGGCACCCGCGGCGCTGGGTCGACGGCGACCTGGCCGGCGCCTGGTACGCCGTGGCCGCCACCGACGACCCGGACGTGAACGCGGCCGTCGCCGCCGAGGCCGAGCGCGACCGGGTCTTCTGCGCCCGCGCCGACGACCGCGGCGCCTCCAGCGTCTGGACCCCGGCGGTCGGCCGGCAGGGCGACCTGGTCATCGGCGTGCACGGCGGCGGCGACCCGCAGCGGGCCGTCGGCGTGCGGGACGCGGTGCTGACCGGGCTGACCGACGGCTCCATCGCCGACCGCGCCTCCCGCACCCCCTCGGTGGCCGCCGGCAGCGTCGTCCTGGTCGGTGGCGGGCCGGGCGACCCCGGCCTGGTGACGGTCCGCGGCCGGCAGGCGGTCGCCACGGCCGACGTCGTCGTCGCCGACCACCTCGCCCCGCAGGGGCTGCTGGCCTCGCTGCCCGCCGACGTGCTGGTCATCGACGCCTCGAAGCTGCCGCGCGGGCGCTCGATGGCGCAGGAGCAGATCAACGAGCTGCTGGTGTCGCACGCGCTGGCCGGTCGCCGGGTGGTGCGGCTCAAGGGCGGCGACCCGTTCGTCTTCGGCCGTGGCTTCGAGGAGCTCGAGGCGTGCGCCGCGGCGGGCGTCCCGGTCGAGGTCGTGCCCGGGGTGACCAGTGCGATCGCCGTGCCCGGCCTGGCCGGGGTCCCGGTCACCCACCGCGGGATGACCCACGAGTTCGTCGTCGTCTCCGGGCACGTGCCGCCGGGGCACCCGGCGTCGCTGGTCGACTGGGCGGCGCTCGGGCGCCTGCGCGGCACGGTCGTGGTGCTGATGGGGGTCGACACCGCCCCGGCGATCTCCGCCGCCCTGGTCGAGCACGGCCGGTCGCCGGAGACGCCGGTCGCCGTGGTCAGCGACGGCGCCACCCCGGCCCAGCGCACGCTGCGCACCACCCTCGCCGGGCTGGCCCGGACCATCGCCGACGAGGGCGTCCGACCGCCCGCCGTCTGGGTGGTCGGGGACGTCGTCGGGCTGTCGGCCCCGGCGGTGCCCGCCCAGGAGGTCCCGGGGGTCCCCGCTCAGAACGCATCGGGGGTGCCCGCTCAGGAGGTCCCGGGGGCGCCCGCTCAGGAGGCCACGGCGCCTCCCGCTTAG
- a CDS encoding alpha/beta fold hydrolase: protein MPYVVSSDATVLTLRTQGPADGPVVVLVNGLGMTTDSWGRVPELLADRHRVVRYDLRGHGRSGNAPADDYSLEAHAQDLAAVLAEVVPDGQQAVVVGNSLGGGIIVVHARDLGLDRISGVVFAGSGGSGVTAPGLARDLPPVARRLVRRVWLYTLRLVAVVANRVRPIEPLADWLVRQFAFEPGAPADAVAQVREDFMGSRRVPLARTTLASVSTNGVRYASALTVPTLVVHGDHDPEVPQEEIDELMPELADGELVQLPGAGHMVALTRTEETAEQIARWVRRVGAG from the coding sequence ATGCCGTACGTCGTCTCCTCGGATGCCACCGTCCTCACCCTGCGCACCCAGGGCCCGGCCGACGGGCCGGTCGTCGTCCTCGTCAACGGCCTGGGCATGACGACCGACTCCTGGGGCCGGGTCCCCGAGCTGCTCGCCGACCGCCACCGGGTGGTCCGGTACGACCTCCGGGGCCACGGGCGCAGCGGCAACGCCCCCGCCGACGACTACAGCCTCGAGGCGCACGCCCAGGACCTGGCGGCCGTGCTCGCTGAGGTCGTGCCCGACGGGCAGCAGGCGGTCGTGGTCGGCAACAGCCTCGGCGGCGGCATCATCGTCGTGCACGCCCGCGACCTCGGGCTGGACCGGATCAGCGGGGTGGTGTTCGCCGGCTCCGGTGGCTCGGGCGTCACCGCCCCCGGGCTCGCCCGCGACCTGCCGCCGGTGGCTCGCCGACTGGTCCGCCGGGTCTGGCTGTACACGCTGCGCCTGGTGGCCGTGGTCGCCAACCGGGTGCGGCCGATCGAGCCGCTGGCCGACTGGCTGGTGCGGCAGTTCGCCTTCGAGCCGGGCGCGCCGGCGGACGCGGTCGCCCAGGTGCGGGAGGACTTCATGGGCAGCCGTCGGGTGCCGCTGGCCCGCACGACGCTGGCCAGCGTGAGCACCAACGGCGTCCGGTACGCCTCGGCGCTGACCGTGCCCACCCTGGTCGTGCACGGCGACCACGACCCGGAGGTGCCGCAGGAGGAGATCGACGAGCTCATGCCGGAGCTGGCCGACGGTGAGCTCGTCCAGCTGCCCGGCGCCGGGCACATGGTGGCCCTGACCCGCACCGAGGAGACCGCCGAGCAGATCGCCCGCTGGGTCCGCCGGGTCGGGGCCGGCTGA